Genomic segment of Vibrio azureus:
ATGGTAATCGTCGCATGTAGACAGATCATATTTTGGCAAAACAAAACCATCAATATTCTCTATGCCATCAAATTGCATGATCTCTGCTAGTAAGCTTGGTGTTCTAGGGCGAATAAATCTTTTAAATGTTGCCTTGTCTTGGCTCAGTTTTTTTATTGATGAGCGAAGGTTACCGATAGAGTGTTCTAATTCATGTTCAGGGACTGCATCCTCGGTACAAAACACCATACTTTTCGATCCCAGACCATTACTCATGATCGTTTGTAGGTTAGGGTGGTTACATGGCGTATAGAGTGTTGCACCCAAAGAGAAGTAACTTGAGTTATCCATTTTTAATTCTCGGTCTTGATGAGTTTGATTAGGGCGCAGGCTTCAAAAAGCAGTGAAGGATCGACCTGGACAGTGACGCCTTTTTCCTTTGCCAGCATGAGTAAATGGGCGACTTTTTCACAACGCTTGGAACGAACGATAAGAAGAGAAGGCACTCGGCGCAGCATCACTCTGGTCGCCTCGGCAATACCTGGTTTGATGTAATTAACATCTTCGATACCATATTGCTGCTTTATCGATGAGATAAATCCATCCATTTTGTTCTTTAAATCCGCCTCGGGCATGTTTGAATGCGGCGACAATGGATTAACCTTAGTAAGCATAGAGTCAGAGAAGCAAGCCGAGATCTCATCGACAAACCATTGTGATTGGTCCGCTGCTCGCAAATGTTCATTAATGACACAACCATGAAATGCATTAAGGTTGGCATCTCTCCATAAGCTGCGTGAAATTAAACCTGACACCGTAGAATTAAGCATGGATGAGGGGATTGGGTAATCTTCTTTGGTGGCACAAAAGTCGGCAACACCACCGGTATCACTGATCACATATAAAGCGGGCTGTATGTTGGTATTGCGCTGGTGGTTATAAGAGAGAACTGATGACTTTAATTCTCTGGTGATCACTCCTTTTGCCGTCCAACCATCGATGAAGACTAATGATGTCGCGTTATACTGTTTGACCTTCAATAAATAATCGAGGGCAACGGTGTCGATGCCTCGATCGCGGATAATACTG
This window contains:
- a CDS encoding cysteine protease StiP family protein, yielding MQIALSPLLGSYNAQDCEFLLQTVDAHFLSIEEKEKQIQSGQCHYSDVLNKESKPSEQYQQLFLNFTEQYKQTLAEHVFKLARTIHHNQSGDIVLLSLARAGTPIGVLLKRALERFFKRTVTHYAISIIRDRGIDTVALDYLLKVKQYNATSLVFIDGWTAKGVITRELKSSVLSYNHQRNTNIQPALYVISDTGGVADFCATKEDYPIPSSMLNSTVSGLISRSLWRDANLNAFHGCVINEHLRAADQSQWFVDEISACFSDSMLTKVNPLSPHSNMPEADLKNKMDGFISSIKQQYGIEDVNYIKPGIAEATRVMLRRVPSLLIVRSKRCEKVAHLLMLAKEKGVTVQVDPSLLFEACALIKLIKTEN